A single Phragmites australis chromosome 4, lpPhrAust1.1, whole genome shotgun sequence DNA region contains:
- the LOC133916241 gene encoding phytochrome B isoform X2 codes for MASGSRDTPTRSPSSARPGAPRHSHPHRHLSQSSRGSTSRAGGGGGGGGGEGGGAATAATESVSKAVAQYTLDARLHAVFEQSGASGRSFDYSQSLRAPPTPSEQQIAAYLSRIQRGGHIQPFGCTLAVADDSSFRLLSFSENAADLLDLSPHHSVPSLDSSVAPPPISLGSDARLLFTPSSAVLLERAFAAREISLLNPLWIHSRVSSKPFYAILHRIDVGVVIDLEPARTEDPALSIAGAVQSQKLAVRAISRLQALPGGDVKLLCDTVVENVRELTGYDRVMVYRFHEDEHGEVVAESRRADLEPYLGLHYPATDIPQASRFLFRQNRVRMIADCHATPVRVIQDPGLSQPLCLVGSTLRAPHGCHAQYMANMGSIASLVMAVIISSGGDDEQTARGGISSAMKLWGLVVCHHTSPRFIPFPLRYACEFLMQAFGLQLNMELQLVHQLSEKHILRTQTLLCDMLLRDSPTGIVTQSPSIMDLVKCDGAALYYHGKYYPLGVTPTESQIMEIIEWLTVCHGDSTGLSTDSLADAGYLGAAALGDAVCGMAVAYITPSDYLFWFRSHTAKEIKWGGAKHHPEDKDDGQRMHPRSSFKAFLEVVKSRSLPWENAEMDAIHSLQLILRDSLRDAAEGTSNSKAIVNGQVQLGELELRGINELSSVAREMVRLIETATVPIFAVDTDGSINGWNAKIAKLTGLSVEEAMGKSLVNDLIFKESEEIVDKLLSRALRGEEDKNVEIKLKTFGSEQSRGPIFVIVNACSSRDYTKNIVGVCFVGQDVTGQKMRILVVRNGTRRWKNLQDGREMKSLVSFLSERYLEVVVDLRARMH; via the exons ATGGCGTCGGGCAGCCGCGACACGCCCACGCGTTCCCCCTCCTCCGCGCGGCCCGGTGCGCCGCGGCACTCGCACCCCCACCGCCACCTCTCGCAGTCGTCGAGAGGGAGCACGTCCCGcgcgggagggggaggcggaggGGGCGGGGGCGAAGGGGGCGGCGCGGCCACGGCGGCCACGGAGTCGGTCTCCAAGGCCGTGGCGCAGTACACGCTGGACGCGCGCCTCCACGCGGTGTTCGAGCAATCGGGCGCGTCAGGACGCAGCTTCGACTACTCCCAGTCGCTGCGCGCGCCGCCCACCCCGTCCGAGCAGCAGATCGCTGCCTACCTCTCCCGCATCCAGCGCGGCGGCCACATCCAGCCCTTCGGCTGCACGCTCGCGGTCGCGGACGACTCGTCCTTCCGCCTTCTCTCCTTCTCCGAGAACGCCGCTGACCTGCTCGACCTGTCGCCGCACCACTCCGTCCCCTCGCTCGACTCCTCCGTGGCGCCTCCCCCCATCTCGCTCGGCTCCGACGCGCGCCTACTCTTCACCCCTTCGTCCGCGGTCCTCCTCGAGCGGGCCTTCGCCGCGCGCGAGATCTCGTTGCTCAACCCGCTCTGGATCCACTCCAGGGTCTCCTCCAAGCCCTTCTACGCCATCCTACACCGCATCGACGTGGGCGTCGTCATCGACCTCGAGCCGGCCCGCACTGAGGACCCCGCGCTCTCCATCGCCGGCGCCGTCCAGTCCCAGAAGCTCGCTGTCCGCGCCATCTCCCGACTCCAGGCGCTACCCGGCGGGGACGTCAAGCTCCTCTGCGACACCGTCGTCGAGAACGTCCGCGAGCTCACGGGTTATGACCGTGTCATGGTGTACAGGTTCCATGAAGACGAGCACGGTGAAGTTGTCGCCGAGAGCCGACGAGCTGATCTTGAGCCGTACCTCGGGTTGCATTATCCCGCCACGGATATCCCACAGGCGTCACGGTTCCTGTTCCGGCAGAACCGAGTACGAATGATTGCTGATTGCCATGCCACGCCGGTGAGGGTTATCCAGGATCCTGGGCTGTCACAGCCTCTGTGCTTGGTTGGCTCTACTCTGCGTGCGCCACACGGGTGCCACGCGCAGTACATGGCGAACATGGGGTCCATTGCATCGCTCGTTATGGCGGTGATAATTAGTAGTGGTGGTGATGATGAGCAAACGGCACGGGGAGGCATCTCATCGGCAATGAAGTTGTGGGGGTTGGTGGTATGCCACCACACATCGCCACGGTTTATACCTTTCCCATTGAGGTACGCTTGTGAGTTCCTCATGCAGGCCTTTGGGCTCCAGCTCAACATGGAGTTGCAGCTTGTGCACCAGCTTTCAGAGAAGCACATCCTGCGAACACAGACGCTACTATGTGACATGCTACTGCGGGATTCGCCAACTGGCATTGTCACGCAGAGCCCTAGCATCATGGACCTTGTGAAGTGCGACGGGGCTGCTCTGTATTATCATGGGAAGTACTATCCACTGGGTGTCACGCCCACTGAGTCTCAGATTATGGAAATCATCGAGTGGTTGACAGTGTGTCATGGGGACTCAACAGGACTCAGTACAGATAGCCTGGCTGATGCAGGCTACCTTGGTGCTGCTGCATTAGGGGATGCTGTGTGTGGAATGGCAGTGGCTTATATCACGCCAAGTGATTACTTGTTTTGGTTCCGGTCACACACTGCTAAGGAGATCAAATGGGGTGGTGCGAAGCATCATCCTGAGGATAAGGATGATGGTCAGCGCATGCACCCACGGTCATCATTCAAGGCATTTCTCGAAGTGGTTAAAAGCAGGAGCCTACCGTGGGAGAATGCGGaaatggatgcaatacattcCTTGCAACTCATATTGCGCGACTCTTTAAGAGATGCTGCAGAGGGCACTAGTAACTCAAAAGCCATTGTCAATGGCCAAGTTCAGCTTGGGGAGTTAGAATTGCGAGGAATAAATGAGCTTAGCTCAGTAGCAAGGGAGATGGTTCGGTTGATTGAGACAGCAACAGTACCCATATTTGCAGTAGATACTGATGGAAGTATAAATGGGTGGAATGCAAAGATTGCCAAGTTGACAGGCCTCTCAGTTGAGGAGGCAATGGGCAAATCACTTGTAAATGATCTTATCTTCAAGGAATCTGAGGAAATAGTTGACAAGTTACTCTCACGAGCTTTAAGAG GTGAGGAAGACAAAAATGTAGAGATAAAGCTGAAGACATTTGGGTCAGAGCAATCAAGGGGACCAATATTTGTTATTGTCAATGCTTGTTCCAGTAGGGATTACACAAAAAATATTGTTGGTGTTTGT